The Cystobacter fuscus DSM 2262 genome includes a region encoding these proteins:
- a CDS encoding pseudouridine synthase, which produces MASQPAPDELPAAFPSPFDEQGPHALAQRAAEVMRAELRSGFVAPGVPTGPLEGAEGGKMFGVLVVREPGGRIGFLRAFSGMLGGRWNLPGYVPPLFDAEARSLIESPGEAQVKRLIARAEAFQSSSELSALRDAHARQEARHARRREELRLAHEERRRLRHVRRAELEAPGVLSGDARREALHRLDQESRGDKAERRREDTAQDAERRELAPRLARLERRGRALERLRHMFCRALMRRLHDTYGVVNARGERRPLRALYAPGEPPSGAADCAAPKLLAHAFAHGLTPLALAELWWGAPPSSGGRVAGAFYAACRDKCGPLLPFMLEGLEVAPPRRFAPPARVAGELSVVFEDAWLVVIDKPSGLLSVPARDEAVTDSVLARLRARYPRATGPLLVHRLDLDTSGLLVAALDSRTHAAVQRQFLHRDVHKRYVAWVRGQVRGEEGTIELPLRVDLNDRPRQIHDPVHGKAAVTRWRVLERTGTRTRVAFFPLTGRTHQLRVHAAHPLGLGAPIVGDRLYGHEDARLMLHAEALEFTHPETGGRVHFERRAPF; this is translated from the coding sequence TTGGCGTCGCAGCCAGCCCCGGACGAGCTTCCCGCGGCCTTCCCGAGTCCTTTCGACGAACAGGGCCCGCACGCCCTGGCGCAACGGGCCGCGGAGGTGATGCGGGCGGAGCTTCGCTCGGGCTTCGTGGCCCCCGGCGTCCCCACCGGCCCGCTCGAGGGCGCCGAGGGCGGCAAGATGTTCGGGGTGCTCGTGGTGCGCGAGCCCGGGGGCCGCATCGGCTTCCTGCGCGCCTTCTCCGGCATGCTCGGGGGCCGGTGGAACCTGCCGGGTTACGTCCCGCCGCTCTTCGATGCCGAGGCCCGTTCCCTCATCGAGTCCCCGGGCGAGGCCCAGGTGAAGCGGCTGATCGCCCGCGCCGAGGCCTTCCAGTCCTCGTCCGAGCTCAGCGCGCTCCGCGACGCCCACGCGCGCCAGGAAGCGCGCCATGCCCGGCGCAGGGAGGAGCTTCGCCTCGCGCACGAGGAGCGGCGGCGCTTGCGCCATGTCCGGCGGGCCGAGCTCGAGGCCCCGGGGGTGCTCTCCGGGGACGCGCGGCGCGAGGCCCTCCACCGGCTCGACCAGGAGAGCCGGGGCGACAAGGCGGAGCGGCGTCGCGAGGACACGGCCCAGGACGCCGAGCGCCGGGAACTCGCTCCGAGGCTCGCCCGGCTCGAACGCCGGGGGCGGGCGCTCGAACGTCTGCGGCACATGTTCTGCCGCGCGCTCATGCGGCGCCTGCACGACACCTACGGGGTGGTCAACGCGCGGGGAGAGCGCCGACCCCTCCGGGCGCTCTACGCCCCGGGCGAGCCTCCCTCGGGCGCCGCCGATTGCGCCGCCCCCAAGCTGCTCGCCCATGCCTTCGCGCACGGCCTGACACCCCTGGCGCTCGCCGAGCTCTGGTGGGGCGCGCCGCCGTCCTCGGGCGGCCGTGTCGCGGGGGCCTTCTACGCCGCCTGCCGGGACAAGTGTGGCCCCCTGTTGCCCTTCATGCTGGAGGGGCTCGAGGTCGCGCCTCCCCGGCGCTTCGCTCCCCCCGCACGCGTGGCCGGGGAGCTGTCCGTCGTCTTCGAGGACGCCTGGCTCGTGGTGATCGACAAGCCCTCGGGTCTGCTGTCCGTGCCGGCCAGGGACGAGGCGGTGACGGACTCGGTGCTGGCCCGGCTGCGTGCCCGGTATCCCCGGGCCACGGGGCCGCTGCTGGTGCACCGGCTCGACCTGGACACCTCGGGGCTGCTCGTCGCGGCGCTCGATTCGCGCACACATGCGGCCGTGCAGCGGCAGTTCCTCCACCGAGACGTCCACAAGCGCTACGTGGCGTGGGTGCGGGGCCAGGTCCGGGGCGAGGAGGGCACCATCGAGCTGCCCCTGCGCGTGGACCTGAACGATCGGCCCCGGCAGATCCACGATCCCGTGCATGGCAAGGCCGCCGTCACCCGCTGGCGGGTGCTCGAGCGGACTGGGACGCGCACCCGCGTGGCCTTCTTCCCGCTCACCGGGCGGACCCACCAGTTGCGCGTCCACGCGGCGCACCCGCTCGGCCTGGGCGCGCCCATCGTCGGAGACCGCCTCTACGGGCACGAGGACGCGCGCCTGATGCTGCACGCGGAGGCGCTCG
- a CDS encoding LysM peptidoglycan-binding domain-containing protein encodes MTPSEYKVKPGDTLSAIARHHHVTVDDIAHVNGIKDVNRIRVGQSLRIPVKSTPAAPSAPMAPPPARTLPPLPSSVRPRTHRVRLSETLPQIAQRYGLSASELAKANGLADPRLLWVGQELNIPPASAAPPPASAPPHPANETAPTSAQSSPPKASSPPSANAIREVAFRVTGSFEGGKASTYQTKDKGIVSYGKHQATLASGTLGTIITQYVQQSSSEAAKGLARYKDKISKKDTSLRTDATFKKLLLEAATDPLMSTIQDSVFAQNYWPTAEQSAKKDKLKTPLALIMYYDTNIQGGLSSVREKTLAALKGKSYTEAEFLSEFNHQRKARLTRLAKDARDEGNEDHARMLEGSRSRVTALQTLVDAKDFQLRGDPHGMLTLNDHKVRGLGSSSATASSSSGSSASSSAKGPSGNQRTLTGSVGTGGHNADADVRLVQTLLNAHRLPPRTMLPVNGRVDPQLVGAITEFQRSMGMQNPDGRVDPGGGTFKALCAGRGASVTSKQPNPWDVSLPIGPSGGGNSAPAHGPTSSTQGHTATLAKLAKAARQRFKLKNLGACARGVSELLQAAGYTYAGSRPRVADGIIKNQAYDYSTGTWVSGTTTGYYVSSRSAIGEGGRVVPGKQKSAAANVSAKFFAHTLRMLGFADCTKCLPGNGKSGAVAPESVKALRALPDGAVIVFGPALNRSVQKTGGHYTVGGHGHAGHVGVLVHEGEEALVVADGLLAKGGVRYTVESCLSNYAWAIGFVPTTAGKALTAKDQPKSSLL; translated from the coding sequence ATGACCCCAAGCGAGTACAAGGTCAAACCGGGCGACACGCTGTCCGCGATCGCCCGACATCATCACGTCACCGTCGACGACATCGCCCACGTCAACGGCATCAAGGACGTCAACCGCATCCGGGTCGGTCAGTCCCTGCGGATTCCGGTGAAGAGCACCCCGGCGGCCCCGTCCGCGCCCATGGCCCCGCCCCCGGCCCGCACGCTCCCACCCCTGCCCTCTTCCGTGAGGCCCCGGACCCATCGCGTCCGCCTGTCGGAGACCCTGCCCCAGATCGCGCAGCGCTACGGGCTCTCGGCCTCGGAGCTGGCGAAGGCCAATGGCCTCGCCGATCCCCGCCTGCTCTGGGTCGGCCAGGAGCTGAACATCCCCCCCGCGAGCGCGGCGCCCCCGCCCGCCTCCGCCCCTCCTCACCCGGCCAACGAGACCGCGCCCACCAGCGCTCAGTCCTCGCCGCCCAAGGCCTCCTCCCCACCTTCGGCGAACGCCATCCGGGAGGTCGCCTTCCGGGTCACCGGCTCCTTCGAGGGAGGCAAGGCCAGCACCTACCAGACCAAGGACAAGGGCATCGTCAGCTACGGTAAACACCAGGCCACCCTGGCCTCCGGCACGCTCGGAACCATCATCACCCAGTACGTCCAGCAATCCAGCTCCGAGGCGGCCAAGGGCCTGGCCAGGTACAAGGACAAGATCAGCAAGAAGGACACCTCGCTGCGCACGGACGCGACCTTCAAGAAGCTGCTCCTGGAGGCGGCGACGGATCCGCTGATGAGCACCATCCAGGACTCGGTGTTCGCCCAGAACTACTGGCCCACGGCCGAGCAGAGCGCGAAGAAGGACAAGCTCAAGACTCCGCTCGCCCTGATCATGTACTACGACACCAACATCCAGGGCGGACTGTCCTCGGTGCGCGAGAAGACCCTGGCGGCCCTGAAAGGCAAATCATACACGGAGGCGGAATTCCTCTCGGAATTCAACCACCAGCGCAAGGCGCGGTTGACGAGACTCGCGAAGGACGCGAGGGATGAGGGCAACGAGGACCATGCCAGGATGCTCGAGGGTTCGCGCAGCCGCGTGACCGCCCTGCAGACACTGGTGGACGCGAAGGACTTCCAGCTCCGGGGTGATCCGCATGGAATGCTCACCCTCAATGACCACAAGGTGCGGGGCCTGGGTTCGTCCTCGGCCACGGCGTCGTCCTCCTCGGGAAGCAGCGCCTCGTCCTCGGCGAAAGGCCCGTCCGGAAACCAGCGGACCCTCACCGGTTCGGTTGGCACGGGAGGCCACAACGCGGACGCCGATGTCCGGCTGGTCCAGACCCTGCTCAACGCGCACCGTCTGCCGCCACGCACGATGCTGCCAGTCAACGGCCGGGTCGACCCGCAGCTGGTCGGGGCCATCACCGAGTTCCAACGCTCGATGGGCATGCAGAATCCAGACGGCCGCGTCGATCCGGGAGGCGGCACGTTCAAGGCCCTCTGCGCGGGCAGGGGCGCCTCCGTCACATCGAAGCAGCCCAACCCCTGGGATGTATCCCTGCCCATCGGGCCCTCGGGAGGCGGGAACAGCGCCCCGGCCCACGGCCCGACGTCATCGACCCAGGGGCATACCGCCACCCTCGCGAAACTCGCGAAGGCGGCCCGCCAGAGGTTCAAGCTGAAGAACCTGGGAGCCTGTGCCCGGGGCGTGAGCGAGTTGCTGCAAGCCGCGGGGTACACCTACGCGGGGAGCCGGCCCCGCGTCGCGGATGGAATCATCAAGAACCAGGCGTATGACTACAGCACGGGCACCTGGGTGTCGGGCACCACCACGGGCTACTACGTGAGCAGCCGGAGCGCCATCGGCGAGGGGGGCAGGGTCGTTCCTGGCAAGCAGAAGTCCGCGGCCGCCAACGTGAGCGCCAAATTCTTCGCCCACACCTTGCGGATGCTCGGCTTCGCCGATTGCACGAAGTGCCTGCCCGGCAATGGCAAGAGCGGAGCGGTCGCCCCGGAGAGCGTGAAGGCGCTCCGGGCCCTGCCGGACGGCGCCGTGATTGTCTTTGGTCCCGCCCTCAACCGCAGCGTCCAGAAGACCGGCGGGCACTACACCGTCGGGGGGCATGGCCACGCGGGCCACGTGGGCGTCCTGGTGCACGAGGGCGAGGAGGCGCTCGTGGTCGCGGATGGCCTGCTGGCCAAGGGGGGCGTGCGCTACACGGTGGAGTCGTGTCTGTCGAACTACGCCTGGGCCATTGGCTTCGTCCCCACCACCGCCGGCAAGGCCCTGACCGCGAAGGACCAGCCCAAGAGCTCGCTTCTGTAG
- a CDS encoding YcjF family protein, with translation MEFNLAEEVRRQLEEALRKRGRVNIVIAGRSGVGKSTLINAVFQGNLAETGQGRPVTQNAREYTKDGIPVALLDTRGLEMERYRETVEQLEREVQSRSQDPDARNHLHIAWVCVSEDSRRVEPGESAMAAMLARHMPVVAIITKARTDGGFRDEVQRLLPMARNVVRVRALREQDDEGHVLEPRGLVELIDLTMQLVPEGQRDALAAAQKVSVAQKKTRARLIVAGAATTAALTGASPIPFSDALVLVPIQIGMLASISATFGLSPSQLFLTTLISAASGGFMATVSGQSIVSGLLKFVPGAGTLAGALISGTTAASITTIFGEAYVSVLTRLFERDRERAPSEQEIAEAFREELTRPRSTH, from the coding sequence GTGGAATTCAATCTCGCGGAAGAAGTCAGACGGCAGCTCGAGGAGGCCCTGCGCAAGCGGGGTCGCGTCAACATCGTCATCGCGGGCCGCAGCGGCGTGGGCAAGAGCACCCTCATCAACGCCGTCTTCCAGGGCAACCTCGCGGAGACGGGCCAGGGGCGCCCCGTGACCCAGAATGCGCGCGAGTACACCAAGGATGGCATTCCCGTCGCCCTGCTCGACACGCGCGGACTGGAGATGGAGCGCTACCGGGAGACCGTCGAGCAACTGGAGCGCGAGGTGCAGTCCCGCTCCCAGGATCCGGACGCGAGGAACCACCTGCACATCGCCTGGGTGTGCGTCTCCGAGGACTCGCGCCGCGTGGAGCCCGGCGAGTCCGCCATGGCCGCGATGCTCGCCCGGCACATGCCGGTCGTGGCCATCATCACCAAGGCGCGCACGGACGGGGGCTTCCGCGACGAGGTCCAGAGGCTGCTGCCCATGGCGCGCAACGTCGTGCGCGTACGCGCCCTGCGCGAGCAGGACGACGAGGGGCATGTGCTCGAGCCCCGCGGCCTGGTGGAGCTGATCGATCTCACCATGCAGCTCGTCCCCGAGGGCCAGCGCGATGCATTAGCCGCCGCGCAGAAGGTCAGCGTGGCGCAGAAGAAGACGCGCGCCCGCCTCATCGTCGCGGGAGCCGCCACCACGGCCGCGCTCACGGGGGCCTCGCCCATCCCCTTCTCCGACGCGCTCGTGCTCGTGCCCATCCAGATCGGCATGCTCGCCAGCATCAGCGCCACCTTCGGACTGTCGCCCAGCCAGCTCTTCCTGACGACGCTCATCAGCGCGGCGAGCGGCGGCTTCATGGCGACCGTGTCCGGCCAGTCCATCGTCTCGGGCCTGCTCAAGTTCGTGCCCGGCGCGGGCACCCTCGCCGGGGCGCTCATCTCCGGCACCACGGCGGCGTCCATCACCACCATCTTCGGCGAGGCCTACGTGTCCGTGCTCACCCGCCTGTTCGAGCGCGACCGGGAGCGCGCCCCCTCGGAGCAGGAGATCGCCGAGGCCTTCCGCGAGGAACTGACCCGGCCCCGCTCCACGCACTGA